In Lactococcus sp. S-13, a single window of DNA contains:
- a CDS encoding YcaO-like family protein: MKGFLLNDARIFSQKGLFLNHHFNNYMVREDKQYVKSYEVGFNARASNLKKVFGEFFEREVLINSNDSQNSEAVVNYLSENNSKYLAKGIFISKDRFVDSNGMASHTNSKEVIKTAFFEFFERQSFLTNFLSQTAVPRLLFDNEESLIIADNYLKNYVDKINYYDVSLDRSLHVVLCIGYGSKKCIGLGTSTEIKEAIKKSQIEALQYFAQDISKFNSKDMLDSLSQDKNDFYHEKFDQLSVEDFIKNYSYLLHNNLLSKQVMDQENSFVLPDFLEKIKKDFNINPVIVMFESDQTIPHLKIVKIYDENWFPHMNPNFYNKEVYKFVSKSINKDLLTSIKYIPFP, translated from the coding sequence ATGAAAGGATTTTTATTAAATGATGCAAGAATATTTTCACAGAAAGGTTTATTTTTGAATCATCATTTTAATAATTATATGGTTAGAGAAGACAAACAATATGTTAAATCTTATGAAGTGGGTTTCAATGCAAGAGCTTCAAACCTGAAAAAAGTTTTTGGAGAATTTTTTGAAAGAGAAGTTTTGATAAATAGTAACGATTCACAAAACAGTGAAGCTGTTGTTAATTATTTATCTGAAAATAATTCTAAATACCTCGCTAAAGGAATATTTATCTCTAAAGATAGATTTGTTGATTCTAATGGTATGGCTTCTCACACTAACTCAAAAGAAGTAATTAAAACGGCTTTTTTTGAGTTTTTTGAAAGACAGTCATTTTTAACAAACTTTCTTTCGCAAACTGCAGTCCCAAGGCTTTTGTTTGATAATGAAGAATCACTCATTATAGCAGATAACTATTTAAAAAATTATGTTGATAAAATAAACTACTATGATGTATCATTAGATCGCTCTTTACATGTTGTACTTTGCATTGGATATGGTTCAAAAAAATGTATTGGGTTAGGTACTTCTACTGAAATTAAAGAAGCAATTAAAAAAAGTCAGATAGAGGCACTACAATACTTTGCTCAAGATATAAGTAAATTTAATTCTAAGGATATGTTAGATAGTTTATCCCAGGATAAAAATGATTTTTACCACGAAAAATTTGACCAATTGTCTGTAGAGGATTTTATAAAAAACTATAGCTATTTACTTCATAATAACTTACTATCTAAGCAGGTAATGGACCAAGAAAATAGTTTCGTTCTTCCAGACTTTTTAGAGAAAATAAAAAAAGACTTTAATATAAATCCTGTAATTGTTATGTTTGAGTCTGATCAAACCATTCCACATCTAAAAATTGTAAAAATATATGATGAAAATTGGTTTCCTCATATGAATCCTAATTTTTATAACAAAGAAGTTTATAAATTTGTATCCAAATCAATAAATAAAGATTTATTGACTTCAATAAAATATATTCCATTTCCTTAA
- a CDS encoding ATP-binding cassette domain-containing protein, whose translation MISVENLYIKEIDRTISVKFSKGINFLKGSNGSGKTLLLDYLSGLRKLKNKKNIKNQNSNVYMRQNFSFYTKITAYEFINFIEKLNGYSVQHFFDFLEEYVPNYDFNLYKAKKLGLLSGGERRYLYILAILSIERDLYILDEPFSNIDQETKEQLIKLIEKIHYKKNSNFIITSHELLTFENMNVFEFKDISSAGKI comes from the coding sequence GTGATATCAGTCGAGAATTTGTACATAAAGGAAATTGATAGAACTATAAGTGTAAAATTTAGCAAAGGAATAAATTTTTTAAAAGGATCAAATGGAAGTGGCAAGACTTTGTTGTTAGACTATCTTAGTGGTTTAAGAAAATTGAAGAATAAAAAGAATATAAAAAATCAAAATAGTAACGTCTATATGAGACAAAATTTTTCTTTTTATACTAAGATTACAGCTTATGAATTTATAAATTTTATTGAAAAATTGAATGGCTATTCAGTTCAACATTTTTTTGATTTTTTAGAAGAATATGTACCAAACTATGATTTTAATTTATATAAAGCTAAAAAATTGGGATTACTCTCAGGTGGTGAGAGAAGATACCTATATATATTAGCTATATTGAGCATCGAACGAGATTTATACATATTAGATGAACCATTTTCAAATATTGATCAAGAAACAAAAGAACAACTCATAAAATTAATTGAAAAAATTCATTATAAGAAGAATTCAAATTTTATAATTACCTCACACGAATTACTTACTTTTGAGAATATGAACGTTTTTGAATTTAAAGATATTAGTTCAGCTGGTAAGATATAA
- a CDS encoding IS6-like element IS1216 family transposase: MNHFKGKQFQQDVIIVAVGYYLRYNLSYREVQEILYDRGINVSHTTIYRWVQEYGKLLYQIWKKKNKKSFYSWKMDETYIKIKGKWHYLYRAIDADGLTLDIWLRKKRDTQAAYAFLKRLVKQFDEPKVVVTDKAPSITSAFKKLKEYGFYQGTEHRTIKYLNNLIEQDHRPVKRRNKFYRSLRTASPTIKGMEAIRGLYKKTRKEGTLFGFSVCTEIKVLLGIPA; encoded by the coding sequence ATGAATCATTTTAAAGGAAAGCAATTTCAGCAGGATGTGATTATTGTAGCCGTGGGCTACTATCTTCGTTATAACCTTAGCTATCGTGAAGTTCAAGAAATCTTATATGATCGTGGCATTAACGTTTCTCATACGACGATTTATCGTTGGGTGCAAGAATATGGCAAACTACTCTATCAAATTTGGAAAAAGAAAAATAAAAAATCCTTTTATTCATGGAAAATGGATGAAACGTACATCAAAATTAAAGGAAAATGGCATTATTTGTATCGAGCCATCGATGCAGATGGTTTAACCTTGGATATTTGGTTACGTAAAAAACGGGACACACAAGCAGCCTATGCTTTTCTTAAGCGGTTAGTGAAGCAGTTTGATGAACCGAAGGTTGTAGTCACAGATAAAGCCCCCTCTATTACAAGTGCCTTTAAGAAACTAAAAGAATACGGCTTTTATCAAGGGACAGAACATCGTACCATTAAATACCTGAATAATTTGATTGAACAAGACCATCGTCCAGTAAAGAGACGCAATAAATTCTATCGAAGTTTACGCACTGCCTCACCCACGATTAAAGGCATGGAAGCCATCCGAGGATTATATAAGAAAACCCGAAAAGAAGGCACTCTCTTCGGGTTTTCGGTCTGTACTGAAATCAAGGTATTATTGGGAATCCCAGCTTAA
- a CDS encoding nucleoside 2-deoxyribosyltransferase, which produces MNNLFNEPVKVYLAGPFFSDKQIKKVELLENALNSNETVSSFFSPMRCQRPEELADDVAEFTPEWAKVTMENDIKEVEKADVIVAITDFDGQDADSGTAWELGYAIAQGKPTYLIQFEETVPTNIMLTERNRAFFTHQDQVSNYNFLMSPSLPYTGKYQ; this is translated from the coding sequence ATGAACAACTTGTTTAATGAGCCAGTAAAAGTTTATTTGGCGGGACCATTTTTTAGTGATAAGCAAATAAAAAAGGTTGAACTTCTTGAAAATGCCTTAAATAGTAATGAGACTGTTTCTTCTTTTTTTAGTCCGATGCGTTGTCAAAGACCAGAAGAATTAGCAGATGATGTGGCAGAATTTACACCTGAATGGGCAAAAGTGACCATGGAAAATGACATTAAGGAAGTGGAAAAGGCGGATGTCATTGTGGCTATTACTGATTTTGATGGACAAGATGCAGATTCTGGTACTGCTTGGGAGTTAGGCTATGCGATTGCACAAGGCAAACCGACTTATTTAATTCAATTTGAAGAAACTGTTCCTACAAATATCATGTTAACCGAGCGAAATCGTGCTTTCTTTACTCATCAAGATCAGGTTAGTAATTATAATTTTTTGATGTCACCTTCTCTTCCTTATACAGGTAAATATCAATAA
- a CDS encoding LOG family protein, translating into MNVTVFLSARDGKNPIHRTRSQHLGELLTQSGHRLVYGGSQEGCMGVVSDAVLKNNGEVIAVYPDGILPLEPPRQDATELYMAKTMDERKRKLIDLGEAFIILPGGFGTMEEAFQLLTEMSIGQTSIRPVIFIGKDFYRSLFEMIKVQIEEEMLSLEVVEVMHLVETTDEAIKLLGDLKYEQLV; encoded by the coding sequence ATGAATGTTACAGTATTTTTATCAGCTCGAGATGGAAAAAATCCAATACATCGTACAAGAAGTCAACATTTAGGGGAGCTCTTAACTCAATCTGGGCATCGCCTTGTCTATGGCGGGTCCCAAGAGGGCTGTATGGGGGTTGTTTCTGATGCGGTTCTAAAAAATAATGGAGAGGTTATTGCTGTTTACCCTGATGGCATACTCCCTCTAGAACCACCTAGACAAGATGCGACAGAGTTATACATGGCTAAAACAATGGATGAGCGCAAGCGAAAATTAATAGATTTAGGTGAAGCTTTCATTATTCTTCCTGGAGGTTTTGGAACAATGGAAGAAGCTTTTCAATTATTGACTGAAATGTCAATTGGGCAAACATCTATACGACCTGTTATCTTTATTGGGAAAGATTTTTACCGTTCTTTGTTTGAAATGATTAAGGTTCAAATTGAAGAAGAGATGTTAAGTTTGGAAGTTGTTGAAGTGATGCACCTCGTAGAAACAACAGATGAAGCTATAAAACTATTAGGAGATTTAAAATATGAACAACTTGTTTAA
- a CDS encoding deoxynucleoside kinase — MTVLVLAGTIGAGKSSLTEMLSEELNTEAFYESVDDNEVLPLFYKDPEKYAFLLQIYFLNKRFDSIKKALSNNNNVLDRSIYEDSLLFHLNADLGRATDIEVEVYDSLLENMLEEIDTLKFKKRPDLLIHVSVSFDKMLERIKKRGRVFEQLEYDPSLYHYYQELNRRYEEWFESFDVCPKIQIDGDQYDFVENEKARNLVLEQIKEKLKEIEREN, encoded by the coding sequence ATGACAGTGTTAGTATTAGCAGGAACAATTGGAGCTGGGAAAAGTTCACTTACAGAAATGTTATCTGAAGAATTGAATACGGAAGCTTTTTATGAGAGCGTTGATGACAACGAGGTGCTTCCGCTTTTTTATAAAGATCCAGAGAAATATGCTTTTTTACTTCAAATTTATTTTTTAAATAAACGTTTTGATTCAATTAAGAAAGCTTTATCAAATAACAATAATGTTCTTGATCGCTCAATTTATGAGGATAGTTTACTTTTTCACCTCAATGCAGATTTGGGGCGAGCAACAGATATCGAAGTTGAAGTTTATGATTCATTATTAGAAAATATGCTTGAGGAAATTGATACGCTCAAATTTAAAAAACGTCCAGATTTGTTGATCCATGTGAGTGTTTCTTTTGACAAAATGTTAGAGCGAATAAAAAAACGAGGACGAGTATTTGAGCAGTTGGAATATGATCCAAGTTTATATCACTACTACCAAGAACTTAATCGAAGATATGAAGAATGGTTTGAATCATTTGACGTCTGCCCTAAAATTCAAATTGATGGGGATCAATATGATTTTGTAGAAAACGAAAAAGCAAGAAATTTGGTCTTGGAACAAATTAAAGAAAAGCTAAAAGAAATTGAACGGGAGAATTAA
- a CDS encoding putative holin-like toxin — protein MKGENFLTVFQALSLMIAFATLMVLVTNTNNKK, from the coding sequence ATGAAAGGCGAAAATTTTTTGACTGTATTTCAGGCATTGAGTCTCATGATTGCTTTTGCGACCTTGATGGTTCTTGTTACAAATACGAATAACAAAAAATGA